From a region of the Paenibacillus segetis genome:
- a CDS encoding molecular chaperone DnaJ has product MTDLKQAYETLGLPENASREDVEKAFDLQLRKSRNRQQDANLTDGEESEFSIKLKAYKQIVEYEDRLIIQGKNQERYSKWGRFSGTAEKVDDFFRLYKFRVIISVIAVIVLIFGINAFIDHREEQKRLAALPPIDLSILYIGNFITNDTTGRTDELEKAMTEQFPEFQRLGISLTFLPPEGDGAGGAGMAYQQKAMAVLATESPDIYIMDKPTIEWIGRSGVLQNLDDVAEGALKPFLTTDKTIKVKTEDDTTEHIYGIDVSDSPLFNELPISKREVILTVRDGSKNFDKAMLFIQRYLEGTETGK; this is encoded by the coding sequence ATGACCGACTTGAAACAAGCTTACGAAACTCTGGGACTTCCCGAGAACGCCTCTAGAGAAGACGTAGAGAAAGCCTTCGATCTTCAGTTAAGGAAATCTCGGAACCGCCAACAAGATGCCAATCTGACCGACGGAGAAGAGAGCGAATTCTCTATTAAACTCAAAGCCTACAAACAAATTGTAGAATATGAAGACCGTCTAATTATTCAAGGTAAAAATCAAGAAAGATATAGTAAATGGGGAAGGTTCTCAGGCACAGCTGAGAAAGTAGATGACTTTTTTCGATTGTACAAATTTCGTGTGATCATCAGTGTAATTGCAGTTATCGTACTTATTTTTGGAATCAATGCATTTATTGATCATCGTGAAGAACAAAAAAGACTTGCTGCACTTCCTCCTATCGACTTATCCATACTTTATATCGGCAACTTTATCACCAATGATACCACCGGAAGAACGGATGAATTAGAGAAAGCAATGACGGAACAATTCCCTGAATTCCAGCGACTAGGGATTAGCCTGACCTTTCTTCCCCCTGAAGGTGACGGTGCAGGTGGAGCTGGCATGGCTTATCAACAAAAAGCAATGGCTGTCCTTGCAACAGAAAGTCCTGACATCTATATCATGGACAAGCCAACTATAGAATGGATTGGTAGAAGCGGCGTTTTACAGAATCTCGATGATGTAGCTGAAGGTGCTTTGAAACCTTTCTTGACCACAGACAAGACCATAAAAGTCAAAACAGAAGATGACACAACGGAGCACATTTACGGAATAGATGTGAGTGATAGTCCTCTGTTCAATGAACTCCCAATCAGCAAACGAGAAGTGATCCTTACCGTTCGAGATGGTTCAAAGAATTTTGATAAAGCCATGCTGTTCATTCAAAGATATCTAGAAGGTACTGAAACAGGCAAATAA